Proteins co-encoded in one Candidatus Thermoplasmatota archaeon genomic window:
- a CDS encoding ArsR family transcriptional regulator, whose product MKRKKSFVLDDKDYKAVQLFTELGMPKNLAKTLLFISQVDECRSADVEQGADLRQPEVSVAMQELRRRGWAKKRDVKKKGKGRPVHLYKLTADLPTILKSFEKEKMKEVESIKEDLNQLHSLIQNIEKNP is encoded by the coding sequence ATGAAACGGAAAAAGTCATTTGTGTTAGATGATAAAGACTATAAAGCAGTTCAACTCTTCACCGAGCTCGGGATGCCGAAAAATCTTGCTAAAACATTACTTTTTATCTCACAAGTCGATGAATGCAGATCAGCAGATGTCGAACAAGGCGCTGACCTCAGACAACCAGAAGTAAGCGTTGCCATGCAAGAACTCCGAAGACGAGGCTGGGCAAAAAAACGAGATGTGAAAAAGAAAGGAAAAGGGCGTCCAGTACATCTCTATAAATTAACCGCAGATCTTCCAACTATATTAAAAAGCTTTGAAAAAGAAAAAATGAAGGAAGTCGAAAGCATCAAAGAAGATCTTAACCAACTCCACTCACTGATCCAAAATATTGAAAAAAACCCATAA
- a CDS encoding Xaa-Pro peptidase family protein, protein MVGRIQRIINNSPPNIQAILIKNGNNTNTDENFFYITGLHQGLFEGSYVILHSDRTIDLITSELEAESAKKTKAHIHIAKKKDDTEQLLKQICSQDKIIGLNYQKISYADFCILQRLFPETQFPDISEPLKKTRLIKDYDEIETIHHACKIADAVMEQIPSFIHPGISETELAAEIDYHLQKAGAEKPAFTTISSFGQNTAEPHYSHGEKRVQQGDFIICDFGARYHQYNSDITRTFVFGKATEYQKKMYNTVFSAHQLALEIIKPGVPAHTIHTNVLSHINQTEFNDRFIHATGHSLGLAVHDGPGFTQENTELLQENMILTIEPGIYLPNTGGVRLEDDILITQKGSELLTKTPRKLIEI, encoded by the coding sequence GTGGTTGGGAGAATACAACGCATTATTAACAATAGCCCTCCAAACATTCAGGCTATTCTCATTAAAAATGGAAACAATACTAATACCGATGAAAACTTTTTCTACATCACCGGTCTACATCAAGGATTATTTGAAGGATCGTATGTAATTCTTCATTCAGACAGAACCATTGATCTCATCACATCTGAACTTGAAGCAGAAAGCGCAAAAAAAACAAAAGCACATATCCACATTGCAAAAAAAAAAGACGATACAGAACAACTTCTCAAACAGATTTGTTCACAGGATAAAATCATTGGTTTAAATTATCAAAAGATATCCTATGCGGATTTTTGCATCCTTCAGAGACTATTCCCTGAAACACAGTTTCCTGACATTTCTGAACCTCTAAAAAAAACACGCCTCATCAAAGATTACGATGAAATCGAAACCATTCATCATGCATGCAAGATTGCTGATGCAGTTATGGAACAAATACCAAGCTTTATCCATCCTGGTATCAGTGAAACTGAGCTTGCAGCTGAAATTGATTATCATCTCCAAAAAGCTGGCGCAGAAAAACCAGCATTTACAACAATATCCTCATTTGGACAAAATACCGCTGAACCGCACTATTCCCACGGAGAAAAACGAGTACAACAAGGAGATTTTATCATCTGTGATTTTGGTGCACGTTACCATCAATACAACTCAGATATCACCCGCACCTTCGTCTTTGGAAAAGCAACAGAATACCAGAAAAAAATGTACAACACCGTTTTCTCTGCGCATCAGTTAGCACTTGAAATCATCAAACCAGGAGTCCCAGCACACACGATTCATACCAACGTACTATCACATATCAATCAAACTGAATTTAATGATCGCTTTATTCATGCAACAGGACATAGCCTAGGTCTTGCAGTCCATGATGGACCTGGTTTTACCCAAGAGAACACAGAACTACTCCAGGAAAATATGATACTCACTATTGAACCTGGCATCTATCTCCCAAACACAGGAGGAGTTCGACTTGAAGATGACATCCTGATCACTCAAAAAGGCAGTGAACTCCTAACAAAAACTCCGCGAAAATTAATAGAGATCTAA
- a CDS encoding flagellin, which yields MRWDVANRTLLLPLKHHTIGDVGIGAMIVFIAMILVAGIAASVLIQTSSKLENQAMFSGQATISETSTGISVESVAGYNKSGIIQLLAIDIRARAGSRPINLADVVLELSNSSVKGLLRYNKSVFTKNLDINGQMFTRSFYPINNGTTFGLIVIQDGDGSCTANNPAMSIGDHIILTINVSKLFNGIMPNTNIFGKVIPEEGSPGVISFTTPGAYTNSVIDLC from the coding sequence ATGAGATGGGATGTTGCCAATAGAACCTTATTACTACCTCTTAAACATCATACAATCGGCGATGTTGGTATCGGCGCGATGATTGTGTTCATTGCGATGATCCTTGTGGCAGGTATTGCTGCTTCTGTTCTCATTCAAACAAGTTCGAAATTAGAGAATCAGGCAATGTTTTCGGGTCAGGCTACTATCTCAGAAACGTCAACTGGCATCTCAGTTGAATCTGTTGCAGGTTATAATAAGTCAGGAATTATCCAATTACTTGCTATTGATATCCGAGCTCGAGCTGGTTCACGACCCATTAATCTTGCAGATGTCGTTCTTGAACTCTCAAATTCATCAGTGAAAGGACTTCTTCGATATAATAAAAGTGTTTTTACCAAAAATCTTGATATCAATGGCCAGATGTTTACCCGGTCGTTTTATCCAATAAATAATGGTACTACTTTTGGCCTTATTGTTATTCAGGATGGTGATGGGTCATGTACTGCCAATAATCCAGCCATGAGTATAGGTGATCATATCATTCTTACCATTAACGTGTCAAAATTATTCAATGGCATTATGCCAAATACGAATATCTTTGGTAAAGTTATCCCTGAGGAAGGATCTCCAGGAGTAATTTCGTTTACCACACCAGGAGCATATACCAACTCTGTTATTGATTTATGTTAA
- a CDS encoding radical SAM protein, with protein sequence MNILLLMPHPRARRNFFARFTYPSLALKQLAALTPRAHKVTIVDERFEKISLSKQFDVVGISTLTYNAPRGYELAALFKQQGSTVIFGGYHASLLPEEAKQHADAVVIGEAELTWPKVLEDIEKNQLQPWYRPPRFVEPEEIPPARHDIGSYHPFSEPIQASRGCPTGCEFCAMQIVEGPRFRGRPVDHLINEMQSMKTKFIFFTDASLTINPSYSKSLFKAMTQLNKYAEGFGNINVLSRDDEFLKLAADAGFINWYVGIESISQQNIDAAGKGTNKVENYAKAITKIHDHGMMVTGFFMFGFDFDTIETFEQTLQAIYTWGLDEVSFSIVTPYPGTRLFDRYDKEGRIVCRDWSKYTEGNVNYRLVNLSEQELLAGIKKIALQYYSFPQIIRRSMQHTHGSIFRFGLKLGRNMGVRSFYLHEKLR encoded by the coding sequence ATGAATATTTTACTCTTGATGCCTCATCCTCGTGCACGTCGTAACTTCTTTGCACGTTTTACCTATCCTTCTTTGGCTTTGAAGCAGCTTGCTGCACTTACGCCACGGGCTCATAAGGTGACGATTGTTGATGAGCGATTTGAAAAAATTTCGTTGTCAAAACAGTTTGATGTTGTTGGTATTTCAACATTGACCTATAATGCACCTCGAGGATATGAACTTGCTGCTTTGTTTAAACAGCAAGGTTCAACGGTTATTTTTGGTGGGTATCATGCATCGTTGTTACCCGAAGAGGCAAAACAGCATGCTGATGCAGTGGTGATAGGAGAAGCAGAGCTAACCTGGCCGAAAGTTCTTGAGGATATCGAAAAAAATCAGCTACAGCCATGGTATCGTCCTCCTCGTTTTGTCGAACCCGAAGAGATTCCACCTGCTCGACATGATATTGGTTCGTATCATCCGTTCAGTGAACCGATCCAAGCGTCTCGCGGATGTCCTACAGGCTGTGAGTTTTGCGCGATGCAGATTGTTGAAGGACCTCGTTTTCGTGGCAGACCGGTTGATCATCTTATCAACGAAATGCAATCAATGAAGACAAAATTCATATTTTTTACTGATGCGTCGTTAACGATCAATCCTTCTTATTCAAAATCATTATTCAAAGCAATGACTCAGTTGAATAAATACGCTGAAGGATTTGGCAATATCAATGTGCTTAGTCGAGATGATGAATTTTTAAAGCTTGCTGCTGATGCTGGTTTTATCAACTGGTATGTAGGGATTGAGTCGATTTCTCAGCAGAATATTGATGCTGCAGGGAAGGGGACGAATAAGGTTGAAAATTATGCAAAAGCAATTACTAAGATCCATGATCATGGGATGATGGTGACCGGTTTTTTTATGTTTGGTTTTGATTTTGATACGATTGAAACCTTTGAACAAACATTGCAAGCAATCTATACTTGGGGTCTTGATGAAGTATCCTTTAGTATTGTCACTCCATATCCCGGGACACGGCTTTTTGATCGATATGATAAAGAGGGGCGGATTGTCTGTCGTGACTGGTCCAAGTACACTGAAGGAAACGTAAATTATCGACTTGTGAATTTATCAGAACAGGAGTTGTTAGCAGGAATTAAAAAGATCGCTCTCCAATATTATTCGTTTCCACAGATCATACGACGGAGTATGCAACATACCCATGGGAGTATCTTTCGTTTTGGTTTAAAACTTGGGCGCAATATGGGTGTACGGTCATTTTATCTGCATGAAAAACTCCGCTGA
- a CDS encoding Ig-like domain-containing protein, with protein MKLPFRAFAIILIIILIAASTYLYLKNDEAPPSEVQDTQAPRIEFITGNTTGTAGKTTTISARFSDNKAVTSAVIYYKPASSSTWNSISILQGTIDLLIPENIQENMYYYLVIDDAAGNGPIGAPSTDGTRYYLIIVTPENQNVPHTVFIEEATATTCRYCPSVGAIIHDLYESGKYRFYYVSLVEDKNTPAYNRLHTEYNLYANPTVFIDGGYKVLLGSNHEKTVFEEAIQKAQNRTVPNLEITMSTEYDATTTILHTTVVIKNKEQQPYSGRLRVYLTEIVSRFNDYNGKPYHYALLDFLINTDITINAQGNFEISESRNISDLDPDNLMLYAAVFNAQKQNAYSDPPSNTKQFDAFYADAVNATRVIQGGNLPPEVGISLPEQGKIYIRGKPRLTFLYKNRLLRNTILIGTPKISIHADDDSAISKVEIYLNNELAGTLTAEPYEWSPEKKLGKQPFLLPKRYTILVKAYDDTNKTSTASITVIAWHAF; from the coding sequence ATGAAACTACCATTTCGAGCATTTGCTATTATCCTCATTATTATTCTTATCGCTGCCTCAACATACCTCTACTTGAAAAACGATGAGGCACCACCATCAGAAGTTCAAGATACCCAAGCACCAAGAATCGAATTTATTACCGGTAACACTACAGGAACTGCAGGAAAAACCACCACGATTTCAGCACGTTTCTCTGACAACAAAGCAGTAACCAGTGCAGTTATTTACTATAAACCTGCAAGTTCATCAACCTGGAATTCCATATCAATTCTTCAGGGAACAATCGATCTACTCATTCCCGAGAACATACAAGAAAATATGTACTATTATCTCGTTATCGATGATGCAGCTGGAAATGGACCAATCGGTGCTCCCTCAACCGATGGAACTCGATACTATCTCATCATAGTTACCCCTGAAAATCAAAACGTTCCCCATACCGTTTTCATCGAAGAAGCAACCGCTACAACCTGCCGCTATTGCCCTAGCGTCGGTGCAATCATCCATGATCTCTATGAATCAGGTAAATATCGTTTTTACTATGTCAGTCTTGTCGAAGATAAAAACACACCTGCATACAACCGTCTCCACACCGAATATAATCTCTATGCAAACCCAACCGTATTTATAGATGGTGGATACAAAGTACTGCTCGGTTCAAACCATGAAAAAACAGTTTTTGAAGAGGCCATACAAAAAGCACAAAACCGTACTGTACCAAACCTTGAAATCACCATGAGTACAGAATATGATGCCACAACTACCATACTACATACTACCGTCGTCATCAAAAACAAAGAACAACAACCATACTCTGGCAGACTCCGAGTGTATCTAACTGAGATTGTCTCACGTTTCAACGACTACAATGGAAAACCGTACCACTATGCACTCCTAGATTTTCTCATCAACACCGATATTACGATTAACGCGCAGGGAAATTTTGAAATTTCAGAATCACGAAATATTTCTGATCTTGACCCCGACAATCTTATGCTCTACGCAGCAGTATTCAACGCCCAGAAACAGAATGCATATTCTGACCCCCCGAGCAATACAAAACAATTTGATGCTTTCTATGCTGATGCGGTCAACGCAACACGAGTAATCCAAGGAGGCAATCTCCCCCCTGAAGTGGGCATTAGTTTACCTGAACAAGGAAAAATCTATATTCGAGGAAAACCCCGATTAACATTTTTATATAAAAACCGATTGTTAAGAAATACAATTCTTATTGGAACACCAAAAATCAGTATCCATGCCGATGATGACTCAGCGATCAGCAAAGTAGAAATCTACCTGAACAACGAACTTGCTGGAACACTCACTGCAGAACCATATGAATGGTCACCAGAAAAAAAACTCGGTAAACAGCCATTCTTACTACCAAAAAGGTATACGATTCTTGTCAAAGCATACGATGATACCAATAAAACATCAACTGCAAGTATTACCGTCATCGCTTGGCATGCATTTTAA
- a CDS encoding radical SAM protein, with the protein MNILVVETVWMGKQKYHFFDIWFLTMFSILPTLSARQLAALTPKKHTVTVLNERYDEVDFHQHYDLVLIDFVTSTAPHAYELADGFRSIGIPVVLSGMHPSLMPHEAKQHADSVLIGPAETVWLELLSDAEQHRLQPFYYGTYFDRELYIPPTQVQLPGFVLTGAVQATRGCPYKCWFCPEASIPGSSQLYFRPVEEVVREIQKLPQKTFIFYDASLTINPGYTKELFRQMKGLRKHFFCNGNVDVLAQDEDLVRLSKEAGCISWLVGFESVDQRTLDVMKKKTNTVSEYGLAVSNIHKHHMAVVGCFMVGFDTDTPQIFQETLQKIYQLKIDVVDFCILTPFPGTPLFAELEREGRILTKDWALYTLKNVVFQPKNMSADDLIRGVQLMYADFYSIKNTIRRFMHAFQLGIYPFVLVVSRNILAVMNSRRIRRQ; encoded by the coding sequence ATGAATATTCTTGTTGTTGAAACAGTTTGGATGGGGAAACAAAAGTATCATTTTTTTGATATATGGTTTTTGACCATGTTTTCAATTCTTCCAACGCTATCTGCTCGTCAACTTGCAGCGTTAACACCAAAGAAACATACGGTTACTGTTCTCAATGAACGCTATGATGAAGTTGATTTTCACCAACACTATGATCTGGTCCTTATCGATTTTGTTACTTCAACAGCACCGCATGCTTACGAACTTGCAGATGGTTTTCGAAGCATCGGTATCCCTGTTGTTCTGAGCGGTATGCATCCATCGTTGATGCCTCACGAAGCAAAGCAACATGCTGATAGTGTTCTGATTGGCCCTGCTGAGACGGTATGGCTTGAGCTACTCAGTGATGCTGAACAACATCGATTACAACCATTCTACTACGGAACGTATTTTGATCGCGAGTTGTATATTCCACCGACTCAGGTTCAATTACCTGGTTTTGTGCTCACCGGTGCGGTTCAGGCAACACGGGGTTGCCCCTACAAATGTTGGTTTTGCCCTGAGGCAAGTATTCCTGGAAGTTCACAACTTTATTTTCGACCGGTTGAGGAAGTAGTTCGTGAAATTCAGAAACTTCCTCAGAAGACATTTATATTCTATGATGCGTCGTTAACGATCAATCCAGGGTACACCAAAGAACTCTTTCGACAGATGAAAGGTCTCAGAAAGCATTTTTTTTGCAATGGAAATGTTGATGTTCTTGCTCAGGATGAGGACCTGGTTCGTCTTTCGAAAGAAGCAGGTTGTATCTCATGGCTAGTTGGTTTTGAATCAGTTGATCAGAGAACCCTGGACGTCATGAAGAAAAAAACCAATACGGTTTCTGAGTACGGCTTAGCAGTGTCCAATATTCATAAGCATCACATGGCTGTTGTTGGTTGTTTTATGGTTGGTTTTGATACCGATACTCCACAGATTTTTCAGGAAACACTTCAGAAGATTTACCAGCTGAAAATTGATGTTGTTGATTTCTGTATTCTGACGCCATTTCCTGGCACACCATTGTTTGCAGAGCTTGAACGAGAAGGAAGAATTCTTACAAAGGATTGGGCGCTGTATACCTTGAAAAATGTGGTTTTTCAACCGAAAAATATGTCTGCTGATGACCTCATCCGGGGTGTTCAATTGATGTACGCTGATTTTTATTCAATCAAAAATACGATTCGTCGGTTCATGCATGCGTTTCAGTTGGGAATATATCCTTTTGTACTTGTCGTATCTCGAAATATACTTGCGGTGATGAACAGCAGACGTATCAGAAGGCAATAA
- a CDS encoding pyrimidine dimer DNA glycosylase/endonuclease V → MRIWDIPAEKLCRSHLLGEHRELHALWSILTQNKRGYAHHPETLRWKGKLAALYHRHEVLVNEMLRRGYQHKSPLDHRLATGEQDQTVVLDPVEKQYQILASKKCSCKR, encoded by the coding sequence ATGAGAATATGGGATATTCCTGCAGAAAAATTATGCCGGAGTCATTTACTTGGTGAGCATCGAGAGTTACATGCACTCTGGTCAATTCTTACCCAGAACAAGCGTGGCTATGCCCATCATCCTGAGACACTTCGTTGGAAAGGAAAACTTGCTGCGTTGTATCATCGCCATGAGGTATTAGTCAATGAAATGTTGCGTCGAGGATATCAGCATAAAAGTCCGTTGGATCACCGTCTTGCAACTGGTGAGCAGGACCAGACAGTGGTGCTTGATCCGGTAGAAAAACAGTATCAAATTCTTGCATCAAAAAAATGTTCATGCAAACGATAA